Proteins encoded by one window of Bauldia sp.:
- a CDS encoding chemotaxis protein CheW → MDFASSQTLICSVGGLLCSLPVAGVVETFRPLPVERVAGAPEFMLGLAMVRGEPVPVVDLSRLLNGHAGNPTRFVLVKADERRVVLAVDGVVGIRAIEAEQMRSMPPLLRDADTGVVSAVGTLDSALFLMLQAAHIVPEDFFDEAARRLAS, encoded by the coding sequence GTGGACTTCGCATCCAGCCAGACTCTCATCTGCAGCGTCGGCGGCCTGCTGTGCTCGCTGCCGGTCGCCGGCGTGGTCGAGACGTTTCGCCCGCTGCCGGTCGAGCGGGTCGCGGGCGCGCCGGAATTCATGCTCGGCCTGGCGATGGTGCGCGGCGAGCCGGTGCCGGTCGTCGATCTGTCGCGCCTGCTCAACGGCCACGCCGGCAATCCGACGCGCTTCGTGCTGGTCAAGGCGGACGAGCGGCGCGTGGTGCTGGCGGTCGACGGCGTCGTCGGCATCCGTGCCATCGAGGCCGAGCAGATGCGGAGCATGCCGCCGCTGCTGCGCGATGCCGACACCGGCGTCGTGTCGGCGGTCGGCACGCTCGACAGCGCGCTCTTCCTGATGCTGCAGGCGGCGCACATAGTGCCGGAAGATTTCTTCGATGAAGCGGCGCGGAGGCTGGCGTCGTGA
- a CDS encoding EAL domain-containing response regulator: MASDAAAAVPTAECFIVEDNPAVARFIARALADFGVTAEQFANVPALADGLKRTMPSVIFLDISLGDSDAIDAIRTLSAAGFTGTVQVMSGSNTGLLGDVRQVGERHGLRMRPPLNKPFRIDAVKQVVDEEHLGGNRKQAAQPTALENHHTIRARGSAPEIVLGEALDRNWVELWYQPKFSLATGRVVGAEGLARVRHPELGLLSPGSFIPNASNADLMALTEFALRSALRDAADFAFVGHDIRFAINVPVEALMALPIPAIVRECRPRGDDWSGIILEVTEDQVIRDIPTVHEIATQLRIYRIALAIDDFGLGYSSLARLKELPFAELKLDQSFVQNCGADPTNAALCRTVVELAHRFGGVAVAEGIEKASDLAVIRRTGCDVGQGYLFAHPMPKEFLMTRLMAGETGGFNVAGDERSDAAGKPRLRA; encoded by the coding sequence ATGGCTAGCGACGCGGCCGCGGCAGTGCCCACCGCGGAATGTTTCATTGTCGAAGATAATCCCGCGGTCGCCCGTTTCATCGCGCGCGCCCTCGCCGATTTCGGAGTGACGGCGGAGCAGTTCGCAAACGTCCCCGCGCTCGCCGACGGGCTGAAGCGCACGATGCCGAGCGTCATCTTCCTCGACATATCGCTGGGCGACTCCGACGCCATCGACGCGATCCGCACCCTTTCCGCCGCCGGCTTCACCGGCACCGTGCAGGTGATGAGCGGCAGCAACACCGGCCTGCTCGGCGACGTCCGCCAGGTCGGCGAGCGCCACGGCCTGCGCATGCGCCCGCCGCTCAACAAGCCCTTCCGCATCGACGCGGTGAAGCAGGTCGTCGACGAGGAGCACCTCGGCGGCAACCGGAAGCAGGCCGCCCAGCCCACGGCATTGGAGAATCACCACACCATCCGCGCGCGCGGCTCCGCCCCCGAGATCGTGCTCGGCGAGGCGCTGGACCGCAACTGGGTCGAGCTCTGGTACCAGCCGAAGTTCAGCCTGGCGACCGGTCGCGTGGTCGGCGCCGAGGGCCTCGCCCGCGTCCGCCATCCCGAGCTGGGTCTCCTGTCGCCGGGAAGCTTCATTCCCAACGCCAGCAACGCCGACCTGATGGCGCTCACCGAATTCGCGCTGCGCTCCGCGCTCCGCGACGCTGCCGACTTCGCCTTCGTCGGCCACGACATCCGCTTCGCCATCAACGTGCCGGTCGAGGCGCTGATGGCGCTGCCCATCCCGGCGATCGTGCGTGAATGCCGCCCGCGCGGCGACGACTGGTCGGGCATCATCCTCGAGGTCACCGAGGATCAGGTCATCCGCGACATCCCGACCGTCCACGAGATCGCGACCCAGCTTCGCATCTACCGCATCGCGCTCGCCATCGACGATTTCGGCCTCGGCTACTCCTCGCTCGCCCGGCTGAAGGAGTTGCCGTTCGCCGAGCTGAAGCTCGACCAGAGCTTCGTCCAGAACTGCGGCGCCGACCCGACCAACGCCGCGCTATGCCGCACGGTCGTCGAACTGGCGCACCGCTTCGGCGGCGTCGCCGTCGCCGAGGGCATCGAGAAGGCGAGCGACCTCGCCGTCATCCGCCGCACCGGCTGCGACGTCGGCCAGGGCTACCTGTTCGCCCACCCGATGCCGAAGGAATTCCTGATGACGCGCCTGATGGCCGGCGAAACCGGCGGCTTCAACGTAGCCGGCGACGAGCGCTCGGATGCCGCCGGAAAACCGCGCCTGAGGGCGTAG
- the betA gene encoding choline dehydrogenase, translating to MSEAYDYIIVGAGSAGCVLAARLSEDPKNRVLLLEYGGSDRSVFIQMPSALNIPLNSARYNWGYQSEPEKNLDDRRINAPRGKALGGSSSINGLVYVRGNALDFEHWEEMGARGWAYRYVLPYFRRAETFLGGADDYRGGDGPLATRTGRLANPLYRAFVTAAEQAGYGVSPDLNGYQQEGFGSLDMTVNGGVRSSASNAYLRPAMKRGNLRVLTGALAEAIVFEGKRTTGVRYLRRGQSEVATATREVIVAAGAINTPQLLKLSGVGPAAELKAQGIAVNHALPGVGENLQDHLEFYFQVASKQPITLYSSMGLVPRGLIGLRWLLFRDGLGATNHFETGGFIRSRAGVRYPDIQFHFVPLAMSYDGKKLATEHGYQVHAGPMRSKSRGYVRLRSADAREAPRIVFNYMSHPDDWTEMRACVRLTREILSQTAFDPYRAREIQPGADVTSDAMIDAFVRSKAESAYHPSGTCRMGRADDPMAVVDPETRVIGLSGLRVVDASIMPQITNGNLNAPTIMLAEKAADMILGKPALAPSNAPYYVADNWETAQR from the coding sequence GTGAGCGAAGCCTACGACTACATCATCGTCGGCGCCGGCTCGGCCGGCTGTGTGCTCGCGGCGCGGCTCAGCGAAGACCCGAAGAACCGCGTGCTGCTGCTGGAATACGGCGGCTCGGACCGCTCCGTGTTCATCCAGATGCCGAGCGCGCTCAATATTCCCTTGAACAGCGCCCGCTACAACTGGGGCTACCAGAGCGAGCCGGAGAAGAATCTCGACGACCGGCGGATCAATGCGCCGCGCGGCAAGGCGCTAGGCGGTTCGTCGTCGATCAACGGCCTCGTCTATGTGCGCGGCAATGCGCTCGATTTCGAGCACTGGGAAGAGATGGGCGCGCGCGGGTGGGCCTACCGCTATGTGCTGCCGTATTTCCGGCGCGCCGAAACTTTCCTCGGCGGCGCTGACGATTATCGCGGCGGCGACGGGCCGCTCGCGACGCGCACCGGGCGGCTGGCGAACCCGCTCTATCGCGCCTTCGTCACCGCGGCGGAGCAGGCCGGATACGGCGTGTCGCCGGATCTCAACGGCTACCAGCAGGAGGGATTCGGCAGCCTCGACATGACCGTCAACGGCGGCGTGCGGTCGAGCGCGTCGAACGCATATCTCAGGCCGGCGATGAAGCGCGGGAACCTCCGCGTGCTGACCGGTGCGCTCGCCGAGGCGATCGTCTTCGAGGGCAAGCGCACGACCGGGGTGCGCTATCTGCGGCGCGGCCAGAGCGAGGTCGCGACCGCGACGCGCGAGGTGATCGTGGCGGCGGGAGCGATCAACACGCCACAACTGCTCAAGCTGTCGGGCGTCGGGCCGGCGGCGGAACTGAAGGCGCAGGGCATCGCGGTCAATCACGCGCTGCCAGGCGTCGGCGAGAATCTGCAGGATCATCTGGAGTTCTATTTCCAGGTCGCGTCGAAGCAGCCGATCACGCTCTATTCGTCGATGGGTCTCGTCCCGCGCGGTCTCATCGGCCTGCGCTGGCTCCTGTTCCGCGACGGACTCGGCGCGACCAATCATTTCGAGACCGGCGGCTTCATCCGCAGCCGCGCCGGCGTCCGCTATCCGGACATCCAGTTTCATTTCGTGCCGCTCGCGATGTCGTACGACGGCAAGAAGCTCGCCACCGAGCACGGCTACCAGGTGCACGCCGGGCCGATGCGCTCGAAGAGCCGCGGCTACGTGCGGCTGAGATCGGCGGATGCGCGCGAGGCGCCGCGCATCGTGTTCAACTACATGAGCCACCCCGACGACTGGACGGAGATGCGCGCCTGCGTGCGGCTGACGCGCGAGATTCTTTCGCAGACGGCGTTCGACCCGTATCGCGCGCGCGAGATCCAGCCCGGCGCCGACGTCACCTCGGACGCGATGATCGATGCGTTCGTGCGCTCGAAGGCGGAAAGCGCGTACCATCCGTCGGGCACGTGCCGGATGGGGCGGGCGGACGATCCGATGGCGGTGGTCGATCCGGAGACGCGCGTCATCGGCCTGTCGGGCCTACGCGTCGTCGATGCCTCGATCATGCCGCAGATCACCAACGGCAACCTCAACGCGCCGACGATCATGCTCGCCGAGAAGGCCGCCGACATGATCCTCGGCAAGCCGGCGCTGGCGCCTTCCAATGCGCCTTACTACGTCGCTGACAATTGGGAAACCGCGCAGCGCTAG
- the betB gene encoding betaine-aldehyde dehydrogenase — MQRVEPEDLRRRQLIEATVDTMAAEGFAATTLAAIGQKAGVSPGLIAHYFVDKDGLLEATLRSLAARLALGLSKRLRSARTARERVQAVIDTTLAAEEFDARTCSVWLAFWGQVLHSARLKRVQKVYQGRLLSNLRHGLKQIVPAVEADRIAHAVAAMIDGLWLGAALSSPKETDSAAARATASAFIDAELLRCAAKPAMAKKSETRVRNYIGGAYIDAAKRATFVTSNPATGEKLAEVEIAGAAEVDAAVAAAKRGQAVWSAMTGLERGRVMKRAADILRARNAELARLETLDTGKPIQETSVVDVISGADCLDYFAGLAGGLAGEHIDLGPSAMGYTRREPLGIVAGIGAWNYPIQIACWKSAPALACGNAMIFKPAELTPLSAAKLAEIYTEAGLPDGVFNVVQGLADTGRLLTRHPAIAKVSLTGEVSTGKAVMADASPTLKHVTLELGGKSPLIVFEDADLDDAVSGALLANFYSAGEVCSNGTRVFVHRAVKDAFLAKLVERVQRMTIGDPLDPKTQVGALISEEHMKKVLGYIERGKKEGAKILVGGNRADAGAMKRGWFVEPTVFDGCDDDMGIVREEIFGPVMTVLSFAEEDEVIRRANDTVYGLAAGVFTRDLARGHRVIAKLEAGTCWINAYNVTPIELPFGGVKQSGLGRENGKAAIEHYSQLKSVYVGLAPVQAPY, encoded by the coding sequence ATGCAGCGCGTCGAACCCGAGGATCTCCGCCGCCGCCAGCTCATCGAGGCGACCGTCGACACCATGGCGGCGGAAGGTTTTGCCGCGACGACGCTGGCCGCGATCGGCCAGAAGGCCGGCGTCTCGCCCGGGCTGATCGCGCATTATTTCGTCGACAAGGACGGTCTGCTCGAGGCGACGCTGCGCAGCCTGGCGGCGCGTCTGGCGCTCGGTCTGTCGAAACGGCTGCGCTCCGCGCGGACGGCGCGGGAGCGCGTGCAGGCGGTGATCGACACGACTCTGGCGGCGGAAGAATTCGACGCGCGGACGTGCAGCGTGTGGCTGGCGTTCTGGGGGCAGGTGCTGCACTCGGCGCGGCTGAAGCGGGTGCAGAAGGTCTATCAGGGGCGGCTGCTTTCCAACCTTCGTCATGGGCTGAAGCAGATCGTGCCGGCGGTGGAGGCTGACCGGATCGCGCACGCCGTTGCGGCGATGATCGACGGGCTGTGGCTCGGCGCGGCGCTGTCGTCGCCGAAGGAGACGGACAGCGCAGCGGCGCGGGCGACGGCGAGTGCGTTCATCGATGCCGAACTTCTGCGATGCGCCGCGAAGCCGGCGATGGCGAAGAAAAGCGAAACGCGCGTACGGAACTACATCGGCGGTGCGTACATCGACGCGGCGAAGCGGGCGACGTTCGTCACCAGCAATCCGGCGACCGGCGAGAAACTTGCCGAGGTCGAGATCGCGGGCGCGGCGGAGGTCGATGCCGCCGTGGCGGCCGCCAAGCGCGGACAGGCCGTGTGGTCTGCGATGACCGGGCTGGAGCGCGGGCGCGTGATGAAACGCGCCGCCGATATCCTGCGCGCGCGCAACGCGGAGCTGGCGCGGCTGGAGACGCTCGACACGGGCAAGCCGATCCAGGAGACGTCGGTGGTCGACGTCATCTCGGGCGCCGACTGCCTCGATTATTTTGCCGGGCTCGCCGGTGGGCTGGCGGGCGAGCACATCGATCTCGGCCCGTCGGCCATGGGCTACACGCGGCGCGAGCCGCTCGGCATCGTCGCCGGGATCGGGGCGTGGAACTACCCGATCCAGATCGCCTGCTGGAAATCGGCGCCGGCGCTCGCCTGCGGCAACGCGATGATCTTCAAGCCGGCGGAGCTGACGCCGCTCTCGGCCGCGAAACTCGCCGAAATCTACACGGAAGCGGGGCTGCCGGACGGCGTGTTCAACGTCGTACAGGGCTTGGCGGACACCGGCCGGTTGCTGACGCGCCATCCGGCGATCGCCAAGGTTTCGCTGACCGGCGAGGTGTCGACCGGCAAGGCCGTGATGGCGGACGCGTCGCCGACGTTGAAGCACGTGACGCTGGAGCTCGGCGGCAAGTCGCCGCTGATCGTGTTCGAGGATGCCGATCTCGACGACGCCGTCTCGGGCGCGCTGCTCGCAAATTTCTATTCGGCCGGCGAGGTCTGTTCGAACGGCACGCGCGTGTTCGTGCATCGCGCCGTGAAGGACGCGTTCCTGGCGAAGCTCGTCGAGCGCGTGCAGCGTATGACCATCGGCGACCCGCTCGATCCGAAGACGCAGGTCGGCGCGCTGATCTCGGAAGAGCACATGAAGAAGGTGCTCGGCTACATCGAGCGCGGCAAAAAGGAAGGCGCGAAGATTCTGGTCGGCGGCAATCGCGCCGATGCCGGCGCGATGAAGCGCGGCTGGTTCGTCGAGCCGACGGTGTTCGACGGGTGCGACGACGACATGGGCATCGTGCGCGAGGAAATATTCGGGCCGGTGATGACCGTGCTGTCCTTCGCCGAGGAAGACGAGGTCATCCGCCGCGCCAACGACACGGTGTACGGCCTCGCCGCCGGCGTGTTCACGCGCGATCTGGCGCGGGGGCATCGCGTCATCGCGAAGCTGGAAGCCGGCACCTGCTGGATCAACGCGTACAATGTCACCCCGATCGAGCTGCCGTTCGGCGGCGTCAAGCAGTCCGGGCTCGGCCGCGAGAACGGCAAGGCGGCGATCGAGCATTATTCCCAGTTGAAGAGCGTCTACGTCGGCCTCGCCCCCGTGCAGGCGCCGTATTGA
- a CDS encoding choline ABC transporter substrate-binding protein → MRNAWRIAAAGLAAMTITTAANAADSAACKTVRFSDVGWTDITSTTAMASRLLTALGYEPKTTVLAVPVTYESMKNKDIDVFLGNWQPTMESIRAPYITDKTVDLIAKPNLEGAKYTLAVPTYTFDAGLKTFADIAKFKDQLDGKIYGIEPGNDGNKIILDMIAKDVDGLKDFNLVESSEQGMLAEVDRATRQNKPIVFLGWEPHPMNSKYKMSYLSGGDDTFGPDYGGATVFTNTRAGYVGECPNVGKFITNLTFSLGMENEVMGKILFDSEDPAKAAEEWLKANPTAWTSWFDGVTTFDGKPGLDAAKASLGL, encoded by the coding sequence ATGCGTAATGCCTGGCGTATTGCCGCGGCCGGCCTGGCCGCGATGACCATCACTACCGCCGCCAACGCGGCTGACTCGGCTGCCTGCAAGACCGTACGCTTCTCCGATGTCGGCTGGACCGACATCACCTCGACCACCGCGATGGCTTCGCGTCTGCTCACTGCGCTCGGCTACGAGCCGAAGACCACCGTGCTCGCCGTGCCGGTAACGTACGAATCGATGAAGAACAAGGACATCGACGTGTTCCTCGGCAACTGGCAGCCGACGATGGAATCGATCCGTGCTCCATACATCACGGACAAGACCGTCGACCTGATCGCCAAGCCGAACCTCGAGGGCGCCAAGTACACGCTGGCCGTCCCGACCTACACCTTCGACGCCGGCCTGAAGACCTTCGCCGACATCGCCAAGTTCAAGGACCAGCTCGACGGCAAGATCTACGGCATCGAGCCGGGCAACGACGGCAACAAGATCATCCTCGACATGATCGCCAAGGACGTCGACGGGCTGAAGGACTTCAACCTCGTCGAGTCGAGCGAGCAGGGCATGCTCGCCGAAGTCGATCGCGCCACGCGGCAGAACAAGCCGATCGTCTTCCTCGGCTGGGAACCGCACCCGATGAACTCCAAGTACAAGATGAGCTACCTGTCGGGCGGCGACGACACCTTCGGGCCGGACTACGGCGGCGCCACCGTGTTCACCAACACCCGCGCCGGCTACGTCGGCGAATGCCCGAACGTCGGCAAGTTCATCACCAATCTCACCTTCTCGCTCGGCATGGAGAACGAGGTGATGGGCAAGATCCTGTTCGACTCCGAAGACCCGGCAAAGGCCGCGGAAGAGTGGCTGAAGGCCAACCCGACCGCGTGGACCTCGTGGTTCGACGGCGTCACCACCTTCGACGGCAAGCCCGGGCTCGACGCCGCCAAGGCGAGCCTCGGCCTCTAG
- the choW gene encoding choline ABC transporter permease subunit has product MDDLITSHKIPLGNWLRAGLDILNFHAAGVFDFISLVLGGLINALLIGLLWFNPLVLIVILTVGTWFLHRSWPLALGVLVGLLFVMNLGYWQATMETLALVLCATLVSVAVGVPIGIAAAHRPMLYTVIRPILDLMQTIPTFVYLIPTLVLFGLGMVPGLISTVIFAIAAPIRLTHLGISSVPLQLHEAGQAFGATKRQLLWKVEIPYALPTIMAGITQCIMLSLSMVVIAALVGADGLGKPVVRALNTVNVSMGFEAGLAIVVLAILLDRVCKWPERNLKGTR; this is encoded by the coding sequence ATGGACGACCTGATCACCAGCCACAAGATTCCACTGGGCAACTGGCTGCGCGCCGGTCTCGACATCCTCAACTTCCACGCCGCCGGTGTCTTCGATTTCATCTCGCTCGTGCTTGGCGGCCTGATCAACGCGCTGCTGATCGGCCTCCTCTGGTTCAATCCGCTCGTCCTAATCGTCATCCTGACCGTCGGCACGTGGTTCCTGCACCGCTCGTGGCCGCTCGCCCTCGGCGTGCTTGTCGGGCTGCTGTTCGTGATGAACCTCGGCTACTGGCAGGCGACGATGGAGACGCTGGCGCTGGTGCTCTGCGCCACGCTGGTCTCGGTCGCCGTCGGGGTGCCGATCGGCATCGCCGCCGCGCACCGGCCGATGCTCTACACCGTCATCCGTCCGATCCTCGACCTGATGCAGACGATCCCGACGTTCGTCTATCTCATCCCGACGCTGGTGCTGTTCGGTCTCGGCATGGTCCCCGGCCTCATCTCCACCGTGATCTTCGCCATCGCCGCGCCGATCCGCCTCACCCACCTCGGCATCTCGTCCGTGCCGCTCCAGCTCCACGAAGCCGGCCAGGCCTTCGGCGCCACCAAACGCCAGCTCCTGTGGAAGGTCGAGATCCCCTACGCCCTGCCGACCATCATGGCCGGCATCACCCAGTGCATCATGCTGTCGCTGTCGATGGTGGTCATCGCGGCGCTCGTCGGCGCCGACGGCCTCGGCAAGCCGGTGGTGCGCGCCCTCAACACCGTCAACGTCTCGATGGGCTTCGAGGCCGGCCTCGCCATCGTCGTCCTCGCCATCCTGCTCGACCGCGTCTGCAAATGGCCCGAGCGCAACTTGAAGGGCACGCGATAG
- the choV gene encoding choline ABC transporter ATP-binding protein, whose protein sequence is MPVVEFRNVDIVFGGDRKAALAMLSQGATRDEVIAKTKSVPGAIDINFSVKRGEICVLMGLSGSGKSTVVRAINRLNEVARGSVTVDHRGKPVNVTTCDDATLRDLRMHTVAMVFQQFALLPWRTVRQNVGFGLELRGMADAERAKIVDEKLALVGLTGWGDKYSHELSGGMQQRVGLARAFATDADILLMDEPFSALDPLIRDKLQDELLDLQRKLKKTIVFVSHDLDEALKLGNSIAILESGRIVQKGTAEDILLRPADAYVAEFVKHMNPLNVLRGNSVMTPASALRREGGAIVIDTGGIRVHTDAEDRPIRVTLNGREGRIATTDADTGAVNGDGYDMIVAPVDLTLRAAIALKSQTDHPILLVDQLGRLAGLCGNEEIYRGLLRKQS, encoded by the coding sequence ATGCCCGTCGTTGAATTCAGGAATGTCGACATCGTTTTCGGCGGCGACCGCAAGGCCGCGCTGGCGATGCTGTCGCAAGGCGCCACCCGCGACGAGGTCATCGCCAAAACGAAGTCCGTCCCCGGCGCCATCGACATCAACTTCTCCGTCAAGCGCGGCGAGATCTGCGTGCTGATGGGCCTGTCCGGCTCCGGCAAGTCGACGGTCGTGCGCGCCATCAACCGCCTCAACGAGGTCGCGCGCGGCTCCGTCACCGTCGATCATCGCGGCAAGCCGGTGAACGTCACCACCTGCGACGACGCCACGCTGCGCGATCTCCGCATGCACACCGTCGCCATGGTCTTCCAGCAGTTCGCCCTGCTGCCGTGGCGGACGGTGCGCCAGAACGTCGGCTTCGGCCTCGAGCTCCGCGGCATGGCGGACGCCGAACGCGCGAAGATCGTCGACGAGAAGCTGGCGCTCGTCGGCCTGACCGGCTGGGGCGACAAGTACAGCCACGAGCTGTCGGGCGGCATGCAGCAGCGCGTCGGCCTCGCCCGCGCCTTCGCCACCGACGCCGACATCCTGCTGATGGACGAGCCCTTCTCCGCCCTCGACCCGCTTATCCGCGACAAGCTGCAGGACGAGCTGCTCGACCTCCAGCGCAAGCTGAAGAAGACCATCGTCTTCGTCAGCCACGACCTCGACGAGGCGCTGAAGCTCGGCAACTCGATCGCGATTCTGGAGTCCGGTCGCATCGTCCAGAAGGGCACCGCCGAGGACATCCTGCTCCGCCCCGCCGATGCCTACGTCGCCGAATTCGTGAAGCACATGAACCCGCTTAACGTGCTGCGCGGCAACTCTGTCATGACCCCGGCCTCGGCGCTGCGCCGCGAGGGCGGCGCCATCGTCATCGACACCGGCGGCATCCGCGTCCACACCGACGCGGAGGATCGCCCCATCCGCGTGACGCTGAACGGCCGCGAAGGCCGCATCGCCACCACCGACGCCGACACCGGCGCGGTCAACGGCGACGGCTACGACATGATCGTCGCGCCGGTCGACCTGACGCTGCGCGCCGCGATCGCGCTGAAGTCGCAGACCGACCACCCCATCCTCCTCGTCGACCAGCTCGGCCGCCTCGCCGGCCTCTGCGGCAACGAGGAGATCTACCGAGGCTTGTTGAGGAAGCAGTCGTGA